The Eubalaena glacialis isolate mEubGla1 chromosome 3, mEubGla1.1.hap2.+ XY, whole genome shotgun sequence nucleotide sequence GGGCAGTTGCTGGCAGGGACCATTCATCTTCGTAAGcccagtacagtgcctggcacagagtaggtgcccgCTGAGTAATTTTCCAATTGAATGAATTACTTTTCACTTGGGAATTAGCAGCCCAAGGAGCTCACCATCCCCAGCCATCTGTGACCACAAGTCAGTGGAGTAAAAGTCGAGGGTGGAATTCCAGGCACTGTGGGTAGGAGAACACTTGGGGGGGCCTCGTTCCGAACACTCCACTTGCCTTTTCCTCAGGGATGGGGGTTGTGCAGAGGCTGACAGTAACGATGACGATGGCTGTGAGCCCACAGAGGAGGAGTGCAAAGTAGAGGTAGTGGAAGTTTTTCAGCACGGCCGGCCTCGGGTCTGCCTCCCCACAGGCTGGGGCTGGGTACGAGAACTCCAGGATCATGCGCAGAAGCCCCACCACCAGGCCAAATATGAGGCCCCAAAAGGCTCCCTGCGGAGAGAGGGCAGTCCAGAGGTGGGATCCAGCGGGGGAACCCTAGGAAGCTAAAAGCCACGGTTTGGTTTGTCACCGTGTTTGCAAGTCTGCCTGAGTAAGTTCCCCATGAATGCCGAGGCTTTGTCTTAACCTAAAGGCAGGCAGAGCAGTTTATTGGAAAAGGCATGGGTTCCAGAGTCAGACTAGGCTCCACTGCAGAACAATGACTGAAGCAGTGACTCGACCTCACTCACATGCAATGATAAGCAAATTAATAAGTACTAAGGATAGGTGCTTAATATTCAACTAGAATGGAATTTGCTTTTGTAATCAGCAGGGAAAGCCAGGATCTTCCTCCCCAGCTTTCTGTTATGATAAATCAGAAATCAGAATTAGAActcttccctttttatttttaaagaaaagctctGGCACCTCCTATATCTTCTCTGTAGCACTGTTGGACCCTAACCTCTACCTGTTCCCCATGTATAAGGGTCAGAAggcttatattttcaaaaattctggAATGAATAGAAACCTCCAGAATTCAACTGAGTCCTGGCGTGCTCTCTAGTTATCAGCAGGGCGACTCGAGCTCTGCAAACAGTAGACCAAGCAGAGGCCCAGCTTAACTACTCCACTGGAGGACGGGTTTCTACGGTCTCCCTGATGATGGCCCTGGGCTCTCACGTGGCCCCTGTGCAATCATGTCCATGATGCTCCTTACCTCCCCAAGGTACAGCCAGCAATTTGGGCCTGTCTTTTCTAGGCTATCCTGGGGAGTGACCAAGGTTACCCTCCTGATACCTCCCAGGGTCTGTTAGATTTCAGTGCAGTTTCATGAATGGCACATGTGCAGGCACCCCTGTAAGCTCACACTTTGTTTCATCAACCTCTTTGCTGTTATTTTGCCGACATGTAGAACCGTACCGTGTTAAGGAGCTTCCCGTCTGCTTGGGCTTTTACACACACTGTTCCTCATGTCTGGAAGACTCCTTTCTCTCCCATtaatccttcaggtctcagctcagatgtcactGTGTGACCCCCCTCCCAGGCGTCCCATGGGTTAGGTGCTCCTGCTTTTTGCTCTCATGGCAGCTATCATACTTTGCTATTATTGCATATCGAAACCTCTTTCCTCCCTCTGGCCCAGTGATGGCAGACCTATGTGAACTTTGTAAACCATTGCATCCCTGGAGCCTCCATAGTGGGATTGATTAATgtctgctgagtgaatgaataaatctaGACCCAATGCTATGGCTggggagacagaagcctggaagGGGCAGTCCAGGATATGGACAGACTGGCTCTCCTGACCCTCTGGTGTTCTGGGAGAGACAGGTGCACTGCCGCACTCACAGGTTCTGTGACCCTCTTGCAGAAGATGGCCAGCAGGAAGAGGGCAGTGATGGGCGGGGCCAGGTAGCTGGTGACAGACTGGATGTAGTCAAAGAGCTGCCCGCTGTTGGAGATTTGGATGATGGGGACCCAGAGGATGCTGATGATGACCAGGAACACCACAAACACTCTGCCAGGAGAGAACAGGGCACTGTGAAGAGCGCTCAGAGCGGCATGGCAGTGGGGCAGGTGAAGGTGATGTACGGGAaccaggaagggagaaaggaggggaaCGCATGGTCGCTGAATCAGAGAAGACAGGATCACAAATGCAAAGATTCCAGAAAGTTAGACTCTTAAAATCCCAGAATATCAGAATTACAGaatccaaaaaaccccaaagttttaAATTAGATCCCTTTGAAAGTGTGTAGCCCATCTGCTTTCAGGAAGAAATCCATTCCTTTCCCCTTCACCACCCACCTGAGTAAATGGCCTCTGGTTGAAAAACTTTTCTTGGGTGTGTTGGGTGCAATGATGCATATTGCCAGGAGATGGTGCCCAAACCTCACTGACTGATGAAATCAGGGGCAGTAAGACTTGGCAGGTGAGCAAAGAGGTAAAAGGATTCTGCACACCtgtcctcttctctcctttccctcccattttctctctctcaggcCACACTAGAGCAGCAGCCAAACGGCAGGAGCTACCTGCCGTTCACTCCCCTCTTATCCCCCACCTCTTTGTACAATCTGTCCTGTGCTCAGATCCTTTGATGGTCAGTCCCTGTGCATAGGGCTGGGATGCACAGATGAGGGGGCCGTAGGGATCCATGGCAGCCGTGGGCAGAAGGCATCGTGATGGAAGGAACAGTGAATGCAAAGGCAGGGAGATGGAAAAGAGCAAGTTATCTAAACTCAAGTAGAGAATGAACACGTTAGTCCAGAAACCTGAGTTATAGAGCCTTAAATTATGAAGCAAAGATTTCAGAAAGGGCCTCTTAACTTTGTGTAAACTATAAATGCCCAAcccagggagaaaaagaaaaaatagccacCAAGTTATATTTTGAAAGGCATAAAATGAATACCTATGAGATAAAGTTCAAAATTCTCAGATGAGTGTTCAAAGCCCTGCATCCTCTGGAGACAAACTTCCTATGAACACCTCCATCGATGCGGGCCCCTCACTGCATTACATGTTTCTGCTTTTCTCATTAAACTGTGTGCACCCTCAGGGCAGGACCATATAAGTCGCCCCTGTGTCATTAGCACAAAGGTATGATGCAGGATGCATGCTCGGGGTGAGACTGAGGGAGTAAATAGTCTTTCTGTTATCCTGGGATGACATCCAGAGCTGGTCTGGAAGACATTGGGGGTGAGCTGCTTGCTAACTTCTTTCCATCTGTACAGTTCACCTTTCATTGATTCAATGCTTTGTCAGCTTCTCTCATTTACCCTCTTGATCAGTTCCAAGATAAAGTTGAACAGGCAgggaagagatttttttctccttattctgGAGGGAGGGGAGTGGTCCAGAGCTGGGGAGGAACTCACCTGAGGTCATGTAGAAAGCTGGCGCTAAGAACCAGGGGCTCTGACTGCCAGTGCAGGGCCCAGACCCAGCCGCATCTCCTTGGGGTAGCCCAggtcagggaggagaggggagaggggttttGCCTACAGGGAGGGGGGTGCTCCGGAAGGATGGGCCAGCGCACCTGCCCACCACCATCAGCTCCTGCTCTGTTGCCTGTCTGCGGAAGCGCTGCCACACGTCAATGGCAAACAGGGTACTGCTGCTGTTGAAGATGGAGGTGAGTGAGCTCATGAGGGCGGCCATGATCACTGCGATCATCAGGCCCCGCAGACCTGGGGAGAGATGAAGTCTCTGTGGACAGCTGTCCCGTTAAGGCCAGCTCTGCCAGCAACCATGGAGGCTGCAGCATCCAGCAGAATCAGGAGtttaggggaggggaagggatggggaCGGTGTTGAATGAGGTGCCCAACCAGGAATCCTGGAGACCCATAGCACTAGAGGCCGGGTTCTGGCCACACTCTACCTCTGCCGCCCCCTGTGGCCTTGGCCGAGTCATCtgtcctccctgagcctcagtttcctcatctgcaccaTTAAGGGATGTGAGACTAGCTGATCTTTAAGGTTCTCTGCAGACTGGACATCTCGGTCTGGGTTTTAAACCTTGTAGACACTTGGTTAGTGGGCCCTGGTAGGGAGGAGGGTGACTATTAATTATTGAGtggtttttttcagtgttttgtgCCTTTGTCATTGACGCTATGATACCAGGCTAAAGCCCCAGCCTGGGAGGCTGAAGCCCTGGAATTTTTTgaaggttttattttaattaattaattaattattttaatttttaatacaaattttaaaggttactttccattttcaGTTACTACAACACATTGGCCATATTCCCCGTTTTGTACAGTACATCTTTGAGCCGATCTTACACCCAATAATTTGTGCCTCTCAGTCCCGCACCCCAATGTCCTCCCCCTCCAGGAACCACTAGTTCCTTCCCTAtatctgagtctgcttctttttttgttatattcactaggttgttgggttttttagagtccacatataagtgatattatacagtatttgtctttctctgtctgacttatttcatttagcataatgccctccaagtccatccatgttgctgcaaatagcaaaatttcattcttttttatggctgagtaatattccattgcatataaatacaccatctttattcattcatctgttgatggacacttaggttacttccatatcttggcaattataaatagtgctgctataaacattggggtgcgtgtatatttttgaattagcatttttgggtttttttggatatatactcacaggagtggcattgctgggtcttatggtagttatacttttagatttttgagaaacctccatactgttttccacagtcagAAGCCATGGGTTTGTTTCCTGGTTCTGCAAggaactagctgtgtgatctttggACTAGTTCTGACCCTTTCTGGGCCTGTTTTCAACCTGTAACAAGGGAGGGTGGGGCCCACTGATATCTCAAGTCTCTATGATTCTGATGAGGAAGCATCTAAAAACACGACTCCCTGGCCAGCCCTACCTCAGTCCTTTTTCCCCTCAGTCCAAATATTTAACCACCTCCTGCATGCCTCCCTGGATAACTCAAAGTGTCCCAAATCTAGGCCAGCATCTTCCTCTGGGGCCCCTGCTTCTTCCTTTGGTTAATGATATGTTTCTGGCCCCTAACAAGACACCTCCAAGTTATTCTGgaccccttcctctgccttcctcccaccccacctccctcagCCAGTCCCTCTGTGGCTGCTCTGTCATAGCTGGgcctccacccccatctccacTATTTCTTTGATTCATTTCTTGTTCTACTGGAGGGAGGGAATAACTCAACTTCCCTCCATAAACCTGCCTTTCTTTCTACGTCCCCAGTCTCAATATCATTGTAAACTCAAGACCTGCAAGCCCTGTTTGGATCCCTCTGTCTTTCTTGTCCCTCAAATACAATCAGTCATCAAGTCCTGCCAATTCTATCTCACAAATATCATCTAAACCCTTTCTGTCCATCCCTAAAGACACTgacctggtccaagccaccactACTGCCTTGCCCACTGAAAATCCCTCAGGATctatctccctgcctccccctaAGCTGAGCCCTCCATGCAGAGTGATCCTTCTAAAGCACACATCCAATCATGCATGCTGGCCTGAAACCCCCAGTGACCCTCCACTGCCCTCAGAGTAAAGGCCACGCTGCACAGTGGGGCATGGCCACCAAGTCCTCCCCACAAAGGCGGTCTTCATTCCTGCTGCATCTGAGCCCACACTGGCGACTTTCAGTTCAGACTTCACTCTCTCTCatccctgggcctttgcacatgcggGCCCTCATCCCCAGAACGACATTTCCCAAGCCCCTCCGCCTTTGTCTGCCTAAGATGTTCCCCGGGACTCAGCTCCATTTCCTCTCCTCTGGGAAACCTTCCTCCACATTCCTCCAAAGTGGGTCAGGTGCCTCCTTAGGGCGCCCTCAGCCCCACCGTGTCCCCACACTGGCCACATTGTATTGTGCCTTCTGCTTGGGTACCCTGCAGACTGCACTGAGCCCGAGAGCAGGGGCCTGCCTTTTATCTCTGCATGTCCAGAACCAGGGCACAGAGTAGTGCCCTACAGATGCTtgtgaaaagtgtgtgtgtgtgtgtgtattaggaaCGGGGGTGCGGAggtgaatgttttcattttctcttcccatCCATGACCATCCTAATGCAATCCCTCTTGGGCAGTGGGGATTGGAGGAGGCTGGAAAGCTGGTGTGCAGCATGGTGTGGGGGGACGGGACTTACCCACGGGCATGAGAGCCATGACCAGCTTGGGGTAGGCGATGTTGGAACATCCCACGCGGGCCCCGCAGATTCTTTGGCAGACGTCAGGGTCCACGCAGCCCACTTCATCTGCAGAAGAAGTGACGGCAGTCAGAGCTAAATCACCCCGTGCCTTCTCTGGCTGGTCCAATACCTGCTTTCTGACCCCACAGGGAAAGTGTTCACTGGTGACTCTGGAGGGAGTCAGCGTCTAGAGGGTCAAAGGGCAGGTGGATGTTGGGTCCTGTGATTTAGGAGTGTCTGGTAGACTTCTCAGCCACATACTACCCTGCAAAACCTGATAGACTCCTCTGGGTTTTAGGCCTTATATCTTAATAAAAGGCAAATATCCTTGCAAGGCACCATGAATGCCTCAATTGGTCTTTCCCTTATAGAGAGAAAGCAGGATGTTAAAATGACATTCAGATACAAATTTCTTCTACTGATATACATACTGTATgtttggcccacaaagcctaacgAACTTactatgtgttctttttttttatataaatttatttatttatttatttttggctgcgttgggtcttcgttgctgcgcgcaggctttctttttagttgtgggTGAGCAGGGGCTAATCATCGTTGCGGtacgcgagcttctcattgtggtggcttctcctgttgtggagcacggtctctaggcacgtgggcttcagtagttgtggcatgtgggctcagtagctgtggctcacgggctcagtaattgtggcgcatgggcttagtcgctctgcggcatgtgggatcttcccggaccagggctcgaacccgtgtcccctgcattggcaggtggattcttaaccactgcgccaccaggggagcccttaCTATGTGTTCTTAATAGAAAGTGTGTGGCCCTTGCTCTGGTCCAACTTTGCCCGGAGGGAGACTAGCTCTTACCTGGGTACAGGGCCCGGCTGATCATGCCAGGCATGACGATGAAGAACATGGGAAGGATCTTTAGGTAGCCCCCCAGCACGGAGCCCCCCTTGGCGTGGGACAGACTCTTGGCGGAGAGAGACCTCTGCACAATGACCTGAAAAGACAGCAGTGCAGGAGCGCCGGTCGGGCCTGCTCGGGTTCTGCTCAGCTCCAGCGAGCCCCAGCATGAGGACTGTGCCCCATACCTGTTCCCAAACCAGTCCCAGCCCTCTGTGCATCCACATGCCCAGTTTACCCGCAGGACCCACCCCAGTTTGTGGTGGGCTGAGCCAAGCTTGGTTAGGGCATCACCTGGTCGGTGCACCAGCACCATGTGGCCAGCACCGTGAGCCCGAAAATGAGGCCTGGCCAAGGGATGTCCCCGCTCACAGGGTCCCGGAGCATGTGGAAGGCGTCGGGCTTGGGGAGGTGACAGGTGGTGTTGGGAACTGTGACATTAGGGATGGCCTGCCTGTACCTCTGCTCCAGGCCTGGGTACCAGCCCACCTCTTGAAAGCCTGCAGGGAGAGACCACTGCGAGTGAAACAGCCTTGAGGCCCCACGGGGTCTGTCACATGCCCCAGCTCCCTGAATCCCAGTCCTGTGTGGGACTCCTGAGCCTGGAACTCGTATGGGACTTGGGAATGAGAGACGGAGTGGCACTCAGGCTCAAGACCCCTGGTTTGGAGTAGAGAGAATCCTGCTCCTTGGGAGCCCTGGCCTGGAGGGGGGACAtggccctgtgctctgggaagttCTGATCAGACCGTGATGGTGACAGCCAGAGAGAGATCAGAGAGGAGTTtacaggggagggtgggatgtaTTCAGGACTCTTCCTTACCCAGAAACATAAGGACCAAGGCTCCCCCCACCATGATCACCGTCTGTAGAGTGTCTGTGTAGATCACGGCCGTGAGGCCCCCTGGGGACCCAAGGAGAGGGCTCATCAGCACCAGCAGGGGATTTCTCTCAGGGtgccagccctgggctgggccacaCTGGGGAGACCAGAGAACACATGGAGCCCTCAGCGGATGGACTCTGGCCGCTGCCTTCCCTGCCCCTCGTGCTCCATGGGCCCCCCCAGAAGGTAGAGGCTGGTACAGTCACAGGCCCTCAGGTCCCTCTCTTTCTGTCCCGACGGCCTCTGGCTGTTGTTTGGTAATATCCCAAGTCTTTTCCTTTACTGTGCTGTTAGCTCCACCAggaggcctccctccctccccgccccaatGCCCATTTAAACGCCCCCATCTTTCCAGGCCACCTCAGCCAGGAGAAAGTCTGCCGGAGCCCGAGTCCCGGGAGCCCAGGCCTGTGTGAGGGGCTCTGGAGGAGACGGGAGAAGTCAAGCTTGTGGCTTTTGTCTGGAGCAGCCCGTGGTGACTCTAGCCCGGGTGACAGTCCCCCGACCTCCACCCTATTCCCTGCTGTCGGTCATTCTCTGTATCTCCTTCCCTGGCTCTCTcgggctggctctgtttcctcCTGTTTCTGCCCTTCCTGTCTCCCCTTTTCTCTGTTGCACTGAGTCTTTCCGCCTTTTCCTCTGATTCTGCatctctgtctgcctctctctgttccctccagtttctctttctcactctcccgGTCAGTTTTCGTTCTGTCCCTCCCTGGACCTCTTTGTCCCTGCCATCTGGCGCTTCCCTCTCCACCTGTCCTTGTCTCTGCTCCTGGCACCTGCACCCGACGTGACCTCCCCTCGGCCCTACCTGTGATGGTATAGATGGCCGTCACCACCAGCAGGATCACAGTGGAGAGGTAAAGGTTCCAGCCCAAGGCCATCTGGATGAAGAGGGCTCCAGAGAAGATGTCAGTCTGCAGAGACAGCGACCCAGGAGTCCCGGTCACCCAAGGCCCTCTGTGTGGTCATCGGGGTACGTCACCTTCCTGCCAGCAATATCAGGTGCTGTCGGCCCTCGTGGTGCGATGAAGATGAGCCTGACGTGCCATGCTCAGGAGGATGGGCTTGGCCTACAAACACCGAGGAGCCGTGGAGACTGTAAAGCAGAGGAGCACCGCAGACAACTCCGAGCCTGACAACCGTGTGATCTGGCAGCACTGCCAAGGTCACGTGCTGGCGGGGAAGGGATGAAGTGGCACACTGAGGACGTGAGACAGGAGCTGcagtcggggggtggggggaagaggccactgggggagagggtgggaacCTAGAGGGTCCCTGACT carries:
- the SLC5A9 gene encoding sodium/glucose cotransporter 4 isoform X2, which gives rise to MSMGLAAMGPGASGTGVSTATVPRSALGPGVSLHAYDIAVLVVYFVFVIGVGVWSSIRATRGTIGGYFLAGRSMSWWPIGASLMSSNVGSGLFIGLAGTGAAGGLAVGGFEWNATWLLLALGWIFVPVYIAAGVVTMPQYLKKRFGGQRIQVYMSVLSLILYIFTKISTDIFSGALFIQMALGWNLYLSTVILLVVTAIYTITGGLTAVIYTDTLQTVIMVGGALVLMFLGFQEVGWYPGLEQRYRQAIPNVTVPNTTCHLPKPDAFHMLRDPVSGDIPWPGLIFGLTVLATWCWCTDQVIVQRSLSAKSLSHAKGGSVLGGYLKILPMFFIVMPGMISRALYPDEVGCVDPDVCQRICGARVGCSNIAYPKLVMALMPVGLRGLMIAVIMAALMSSLTSIFNSSSTLFAIDVWQRFRRQATEQELMVVGRVFVVFLVIISILWVPIIQISNSGQLFDYIQSVTSYLAPPITALFLLAIFCKRVTEPGAFWGLIFGLVVGLLRMILEFSYPAPACGEADPRPAVLKNFHYLYFALLLCGLTAIVIVTVSLCTTPIPEEKLARLTWWTRHRPLSELEKEVQESTAGTADVPSGEGPTGAGGTENPRHGQEQPAAPRRSWGQLLWGWLCGLSRAPEQALSPAEKAALEQKLTSIEEEPLWRSVCNVNAVLLLAVNIFLWGYFA
- the SLC5A9 gene encoding sodium/glucose cotransporter 4 isoform X1; this translates as MSMGLAAMGPGASGTGVSTATVPRSALGPGVSLHAYDIAVLVVYFVFVIGVGVWSSIRATRGTIGGYFLAGRSMSWWPIGASLMSSNVGSGLFIGLAGTGAAGGLAVGGFEWNMRKPKPGGPHQRSHRTEIRPLATWLLLALGWIFVPVYIAAGVVTMPQYLKKRFGGQRIQVYMSVLSLILYIFTKISTDIFSGALFIQMALGWNLYLSTVILLVVTAIYTITGGLTAVIYTDTLQTVIMVGGALVLMFLGFQEVGWYPGLEQRYRQAIPNVTVPNTTCHLPKPDAFHMLRDPVSGDIPWPGLIFGLTVLATWCWCTDQVIVQRSLSAKSLSHAKGGSVLGGYLKILPMFFIVMPGMISRALYPDEVGCVDPDVCQRICGARVGCSNIAYPKLVMALMPVGLRGLMIAVIMAALMSSLTSIFNSSSTLFAIDVWQRFRRQATEQELMVVGRVFVVFLVIISILWVPIIQISNSGQLFDYIQSVTSYLAPPITALFLLAIFCKRVTEPGAFWGLIFGLVVGLLRMILEFSYPAPACGEADPRPAVLKNFHYLYFALLLCGLTAIVIVTVSLCTTPIPEEKLARLTWWTRHRPLSELEKEVQESTAGTADVPSGEGPTGAGGTENPRHGQEQPAAPRRSWGQLLWGWLCGLSRAPEQALSPAEKAALEQKLTSIEEEPLWRSVCNVNAVLLLAVNIFLWGYFA